The nucleotide sequence CCGCTAACAACGTATATATGATAAAGCGGTAACAGATATAATCAAGCCAGTAACAGTTATAATAAACAGTACCAGGGTGTTTGCGGGCAGTTCAGCCAGAGCAGGGTTTCTCGGTGGTTAGAGATGTTAGTTCCACAATCTGCTTCATTTCATATACGCAACCGTTAGAGGCAAGCATGAGTACGGAAAATTGACAAAAAATAAAATCAAGGGGGATTAGTTTATGAGTAACGAAAACCAAACGATTCACGAATTTGACTTGAATATTATTTATGATTACTTTGGAAACACAGAGCGGCAGGGACCTGGAAGTTCCGAAGTAACGCTTAAAGCTTTGAGTTTTATAGATGGTCTTACTGCAAAATCCAAAATTGCCGATATTGGTTGCGGAACAGGCGGTCAAACTAGGGTGTTGGCGCAAAACACGGCGAGCGAAGTTATCGGTGTTGATTTATTTCCAGAGTTTATCAAACAATTTAACCAAAACGCCCAAAACCAAAATCTCCAAGATAGAGTGAAAGGTGTCAAGGGCGATATGAAAAATCTTCCTTTTCAAGAAGAAGAATTGGACTTGATCTGGTCGGAAGGTGCGATTTATAACATTGGATTTGAACGTGGATTAAGAGATTGGCGAAAATTTCTTAAAACAGGGGGATATATCGCAGTTACAGAAAATACCTGGTTTACCCAAGAGCGACCCACCGAAATTCAGGACTTTTGGCAAGAAGCCTATCCCGAAATAGACACCATATCCAACAAGGTTGATCAAATGCAAAAAGCAGGTTATCTTCCCATTGCTACCTTTGTTGTCCCC is from Methanobacterium sp. and encodes:
- a CDS encoding class I SAM-dependent methyltransferase; protein product: MSNENQTIHEFDLNIIYDYFGNTERQGPGSSEVTLKALSFIDGLTAKSKIADIGCGTGGQTRVLAQNTASEVIGVDLFPEFIKQFNQNAQNQNLQDRVKGVKGDMKNLPFQEEELDLIWSEGAIYNIGFERGLRDWRKFLKTGGYIAVTENTWFTQERPTEIQDFWQEAYPEIDTISNKVDQMQKAGYLPIATFVVPEACWTYYYEVQHPQMQESLLEKYKGNKSAEEFIAYQQYEAELYRKYKAYYGYVFYIGKRIK